A part of Roseitalea porphyridii genomic DNA contains:
- a CDS encoding DMT family transporter: protein MPPALMLLTVALFHLPASVPAERSWLLLHIGLAPTGFAVVFFVGMKRAGATVASIPALTEALTATLLAWLVFDERLGALGLIGAALLVGAMVLLTRSTRAPR from the coding sequence TTGCCGCCGGCGCTGATGCTGCTGACGGTCGCCCTGTTCCATCTGCCGGCATCGGTCCCGGCGGAGCGGTCGTGGCTTCTGCTCCATATCGGGCTCGCGCCGACGGGATTTGCCGTCGTCTTCTTTGTTGGCATGAAGCGGGCGGGCGCGACCGTCGCCAGCATCCCCGCGCTGACCGAAGCGCTGACGGCAACGCTTCTGGCCTGGCTGGTGTTCGATGAGCGCCTCGGCGCGCTCGGCCTGATCGGCGCGGCCCTGCTCGTCGGCGCCATGGTGCTGCTGACGCGGAGCACGCGCGCGCCACGCTGA
- a CDS encoding LysR family transcriptional regulator gives MRKLPNLNALRAFDAAARQGSFARAADELGVSHAAVSRHVRNLETELGVALFERHARHVVLTGEGSLFARTVADSLSALEIDTGRLRRGVGRRTVVLDVESDLATRWLMPLLTDAALDDLDVHLDIRVRPDPPRAVLGDADLALTWGAAQCTGFRTEPFLDFEGFPVAAPALIERGSPPEDPAFFLAHRLIHERGIYWWRRCFDALGLSLDDAAGHLYFNRSHLCIDAAMRGAGLAIGDNVICDEALRAGALVRLPGPALTSRERYFMLVPDTRQVSRPVRRVRDWLVAQAKRHHHD, from the coding sequence ATGCGCAAACTGCCCAATCTGAATGCCCTGCGCGCCTTCGACGCCGCCGCCCGCCAAGGCAGCTTCGCCCGCGCCGCCGACGAGCTTGGCGTCAGCCATGCCGCCGTCAGCCGCCACGTGCGCAATCTGGAGACCGAGCTGGGCGTGGCGCTGTTCGAGCGCCATGCCCGCCATGTGGTGCTGACCGGCGAGGGCAGCCTCTTTGCCCGCACCGTCGCCGATTCCCTTTCGGCACTCGAGATCGACACCGGGCGCCTCAGGCGCGGTGTCGGCCGGCGCACGGTGGTTCTTGACGTTGAATCCGATCTCGCCACGCGATGGCTGATGCCGCTTCTGACCGACGCGGCGCTCGATGATCTCGACGTTCATCTCGACATTCGCGTGCGGCCCGATCCACCGCGCGCCGTCCTTGGCGACGCCGATCTGGCGCTGACCTGGGGCGCGGCGCAGTGCACAGGCTTCCGCACCGAGCCGTTCCTCGATTTCGAGGGTTTTCCGGTCGCAGCACCGGCGCTGATCGAAAGAGGCTCGCCGCCGGAGGATCCGGCCTTCTTCCTGGCGCACCGGCTGATCCACGAGCGCGGCATCTACTGGTGGCGGCGCTGTTTCGATGCGCTCGGCCTGTCGCTCGACGATGCGGCCGGCCATCTGTACTTCAACCGCTCGCATCTGTGCATCGATGCGGCGATGCGGGGCGCCGGCCTCGCCATCGGCGACAATGTCATCTGCGACGAGGCGCTGCGTGCGGGCGCGCTCGTCCGGCTACCCGGGCCGGCCCTGACCAGCCGCGAGCGCTACTTCATGCTGGTGCCGGACACGCGGCAAGTGTCGCGACCGGTGCGGCGCGTGCGCGATTGGCTGGTCGCGCAGGCGAAGCGGCATCATCACGACTGA
- a CDS encoding MFS transporter, whose translation MNASTLQAGRVIAALIVGVLIYGLAMGTTYPLLGVVLSAEVSDALNGLNAAATGLGLIVGVLVMPQVARRAGAGTTALIGVGVMAASLVVLALARDFWLVFIARMALGVGANLLFIVAETALNTFADPARRGRVMGLYSTAVAVGFVLGPAVVAALPNRPLPILAACAIVTVLAALPLLRARRPVDTAVRPASARAVLPAIIGYPSAFVFVFIGSCIDAVAISLLPVISRGQGFSLQEGALFVTVFHIGLLAGQPLIGHALDRIGRRRTVLACGGISLVCTLAIVGGSSLGFWPVAALMLVWGGANYGLYTGGLALIGDRFAGEALTAATIAFAAVYAIASTIAPALAGGATALLGATGFYALAASIYLGATLIGAVAFRPAEPTLEGRGARRPQR comes from the coding sequence ATGAACGCATCCACCTTGCAAGCCGGCCGGGTCATCGCCGCGCTGATCGTCGGCGTGCTGATCTATGGCCTTGCCATGGGCACCACCTATCCGCTGCTCGGCGTGGTGCTGTCGGCTGAGGTCTCGGACGCGCTCAACGGTCTCAATGCCGCCGCTACCGGGCTCGGCCTGATCGTCGGCGTTCTCGTTATGCCGCAGGTGGCGCGGCGCGCCGGCGCCGGCACCACGGCGCTGATCGGCGTCGGCGTGATGGCGGCGTCGCTGGTCGTGCTGGCTCTCGCGCGCGATTTCTGGCTGGTCTTCATCGCCCGCATGGCGCTGGGGGTCGGCGCCAACCTTCTCTTCATCGTCGCCGAGACCGCGCTCAACACCTTCGCCGATCCGGCGCGACGCGGCCGGGTGATGGGGCTTTACAGCACCGCCGTGGCGGTGGGATTCGTCCTCGGCCCGGCCGTTGTCGCGGCGCTGCCCAACCGTCCGCTGCCGATCCTTGCCGCCTGCGCCATTGTCACCGTGCTGGCCGCGCTGCCGCTTTTGCGCGCGCGGCGGCCGGTCGATACGGCCGTGCGGCCCGCCTCGGCGCGCGCCGTGCTTCCGGCCATCATCGGCTATCCGTCCGCATTCGTCTTCGTCTTCATCGGCTCGTGCATCGATGCGGTGGCGATCAGCCTTCTGCCGGTGATCTCGCGCGGCCAGGGCTTTTCGCTGCAGGAGGGCGCGCTGTTCGTCACCGTCTTCCATATCGGCCTGCTCGCCGGCCAGCCGCTGATCGGCCACGCGCTCGACCGGATCGGCCGGCGCCGCACCGTGCTCGCCTGCGGGGGGATCTCGCTGGTCTGCACGCTCGCCATCGTGGGCGGGAGTTCGCTGGGCTTCTGGCCGGTCGCCGCGCTGATGCTGGTCTGGGGCGGCGCCAATTACGGCCTCTATACGGGCGGGCTGGCGCTGATCGGCGACCGGTTCGCGGGCGAAGCGCTGACCGCGGCGACGATCGCCTTTGCCGCCGTCTATGCCATCGCCTCGACCATTGCCCCGGCGCTCGCCGGCGGCGCCACGGCGCTTCTCGGCGCGACCGGCTTCTATGCCTTGGCGGCCAGCATCTACCTTGGGGCGACGCTCATCGGCGCGGTCGCCTTCCGGCCGGCCGAACCGACCCTTGAAGGCCGTGGCGCCCGCCGCCCGCAACGCTAA
- a CDS encoding LysR substrate-binding domain-containing protein, which translates to MPQLDSDLLRTFLAVAETGSVTAGAARIGRSQSATSLQIKQLEGIVGQRLFARHGRGVRPTDAGERLVPVARRVTQSLDAVLTELRGESLRGRLRIGLPDDQDRAVLTGIVADFAARHPEVQLDVHCALGAGYDAALGAGALDLAVFAVPEPAPRDVVLRRDDLVWMARTDRDLATEGTLPVALFDRDCWWRDVALAGLESAGQSYRIVFTSESALGVRAAVEAGIAAGLLDRGNGTDALGPVPDLDFSHPSFLVLRRAPSTGGDALEAMSTAIRRAFSVAGGGRHGLQGSVRPAGRRPRR; encoded by the coding sequence ATGCCGCAACTGGACAGCGACCTGCTGCGCACCTTTCTCGCCGTCGCCGAGACCGGCAGCGTCACCGCCGGAGCGGCACGCATCGGCCGGTCGCAGTCGGCGACAAGCCTGCAGATCAAGCAACTGGAGGGGATCGTCGGCCAGCGGCTGTTTGCACGGCACGGCCGCGGCGTGCGGCCGACCGATGCCGGCGAACGGCTCGTCCCGGTGGCACGGCGGGTGACGCAGTCGCTCGATGCGGTCCTCACCGAACTGCGCGGCGAAAGCCTTCGCGGCCGATTGCGCATCGGCCTGCCCGACGATCAGGACCGCGCCGTGCTGACGGGGATCGTCGCCGACTTTGCGGCACGTCATCCCGAGGTGCAGCTGGATGTCCATTGCGCGCTGGGGGCCGGCTATGACGCGGCCCTTGGCGCGGGCGCGCTCGATCTGGCGGTGTTCGCGGTGCCCGAGCCGGCGCCGCGCGATGTGGTGCTGCGGCGCGATGACCTTGTCTGGATGGCGCGTACCGACCGCGATCTTGCAACCGAGGGCACACTGCCCGTGGCGCTGTTTGATCGCGACTGCTGGTGGCGCGATGTGGCGCTGGCGGGGCTTGAGAGCGCGGGGCAGTCCTATCGGATCGTGTTCACGAGCGAGAGCGCGCTGGGCGTGCGCGCGGCGGTCGAGGCGGGCATCGCCGCGGGCCTGCTCGATCGGGGCAACGGCACGGACGCGCTCGGCCCGGTGCCGGACCTTGATTTCAGCCATCCCTCCTTTCTGGTGTTGCGCCGGGCGCCTTCGACCGGTGGCGATGCCCTTGAGGCGATGAGCACGGCGATCAGGCGGGCCTTTAGCGTTGCGGGCGGCGGGCGCCACGGCCTTCAAGGGTCGGTTCGGCCGGCCGGAAGGCGACCGCGCCGATGA
- a CDS encoding permease, which produces MSIADTIRATRPTVRHVYGALAVILVALIAWQPVLARDTVIFAVTGLIDVTPIVIPGVLLAAWMMASGASDRVARLFEGRTVHTVVSATVIGALLPVCGITVLPLMAGLLAAGVPLAPVMAFWLASPITGPAMLAATIATLGWQFAIGKALAAIGLGLLGGLATSLFAGRGWAKAPLRSNRLVASLGAPCGASGNEPAFEPRLWRSAERRRRFVRQCWSIGRLIVIVLVPAFAAEFLLNAWLAPDALSAYVGRDNPMAVPLAVIVGGPAYIDGYAALPLTRALLEAGMSPGAAMAFLVSGGVASVWGAMAIVPVLRLQPFLLYLALAAVGSMLSGWAFGLAS; this is translated from the coding sequence ATGTCCATCGCCGACACCATCCGCGCGACACGACCGACGGTCCGCCATGTCTATGGCGCGCTGGCGGTGATCCTCGTCGCCCTGATTGCCTGGCAGCCCGTGCTTGCCCGCGACACGGTGATCTTCGCCGTGACCGGTCTCATCGACGTGACGCCGATCGTCATCCCCGGCGTCCTGCTCGCCGCCTGGATGATGGCGAGCGGGGCCAGCGACCGGGTCGCCCGCCTGTTCGAGGGGCGAACGGTCCACACGGTCGTGTCGGCCACGGTGATCGGCGCATTGCTGCCGGTCTGCGGCATCACCGTGCTGCCGCTGATGGCCGGGCTTCTGGCCGCCGGTGTGCCGCTGGCGCCGGTGATGGCGTTCTGGCTCGCCTCGCCGATCACCGGGCCGGCCATGCTCGCGGCGACCATCGCCACGCTCGGCTGGCAGTTCGCGATCGGCAAGGCGCTGGCGGCGATCGGGCTCGGCCTGCTGGGCGGGTTGGCGACGTCGCTGTTTGCCGGGCGCGGTTGGGCGAAGGCGCCGCTGCGGTCGAACCGGCTGGTCGCCTCGCTGGGAGCCCCGTGCGGCGCGTCCGGAAACGAGCCGGCATTCGAGCCGCGCCTCTGGCGAAGCGCCGAGCGGCGACGGCGCTTTGTTCGGCAGTGCTGGTCGATCGGCCGGCTGATCGTCATCGTTCTGGTGCCCGCCTTCGCCGCCGAGTTCCTGCTCAATGCCTGGCTCGCCCCGGACGCGCTGAGCGCCTATGTCGGCCGCGACAACCCGATGGCCGTGCCGCTGGCCGTCATCGTCGGCGGGCCGGCCTACATCGACGGCTATGCCGCGCTGCCGCTGACGCGGGCCCTGCTCGAAGCGGGCATGTCGCCGGGCGCCGCGATGGCGTTCCTGGTCTCGGGCGGCGTCGCCAGCGTCTGGGGCGCGATGGCGATCGTGCCCGTGCTGCGCCTCCAGCCGTTCCTTCTCTATCTGGCGCTGGCAGCCGTCGGATCGATGCTGTCGGGCTGGGCGTTCGGGCTGGCAAGCTGA
- a CDS encoding DMT family transporter — protein MSARPAPWTVGVLFGFVGMLGFSGTLAATRVAVADFSPLAITCARIVVAGLLGGVTLVLTGRTALPERRHLVAIAVMGLGLAVGYPFFLAVALQSVPAVHGAVVTGLAPAATAIIAVFRAGERPPPVFWLACAIGLAAVLTYAYDAGGGAFSVADGWLLLALLCLGLAYVEGGRVSTELGGTTTLCWAMLFLTPFAAGPLVWSLRGVDLASVAPWSWVSMAYLGVVSMFLAAIFWYRGLAAGGIARIGQINLLLPLAALVWPALFLGETITPTAFICAVIVFAAMMVCLKARVRRRA, from the coding sequence ATGAGTGCGCGACCCGCGCCCTGGACCGTCGGCGTCCTCTTCGGGTTTGTCGGCATGCTCGGTTTCAGCGGCACCTTGGCCGCGACCCGCGTCGCGGTCGCGGATTTCTCGCCGCTCGCGATTACCTGCGCGCGCATCGTGGTCGCCGGCCTTCTCGGTGGCGTCACGCTCGTTCTCACGGGCAGAACCGCGCTGCCGGAACGAAGGCACCTTGTCGCCATCGCTGTCATGGGGCTCGGGCTCGCGGTGGGCTATCCGTTCTTTCTGGCGGTTGCGCTGCAATCGGTTCCGGCGGTGCATGGCGCCGTCGTCACCGGCCTCGCGCCGGCGGCGACCGCCATCATCGCCGTCTTTCGCGCCGGCGAACGCCCGCCGCCGGTCTTCTGGCTGGCCTGCGCAATCGGTTTGGCGGCGGTTCTCACCTACGCCTACGACGCCGGTGGCGGCGCGTTCAGTGTGGCCGACGGCTGGCTTCTTCTCGCGCTCCTCTGCCTCGGCCTGGCCTATGTGGAAGGCGGGCGCGTCTCGACCGAGCTCGGCGGCACCACGACGCTGTGTTGGGCGATGCTGTTCCTGACGCCGTTTGCCGCCGGCCCGCTCGTCTGGTCGCTGCGCGGCGTGGACCTTGCCTCGGTGGCGCCATGGAGCTGGGTGTCGATGGCCTATCTCGGCGTCGTCAGCATGTTCCTTGCGGCGATCTTCTGGTATCGCGGCCTGGCGGCCGGCGGCATCGCCCGCATCGGGCAGATCAATCTCCTGTTGCCGCTGGCGGCGCTTGTCTGGCCGGCGCTCTTTCTCGGCGAGACGATCACGCCGACCGCGTTCATCTGCGCCGTCATCGTCTTCGCGGCGATGATGGTGTGCCTGAAGGCGCGCGTGCGGAGACGGGCATGA
- a CDS encoding EamA family transporter produces the protein MNVPPTASARAPFPGLDRAANAVPPHGWFIVGATSRYLGPAFAVLLFPAVGVLGIAWFRIATAALVLAPLTRPWRTLREADGRTRLLLLGLGVCLTAMNTAFYLALDRLPISHVAAMEFLGTLIVALHGLRTGRNLLALGLAAFGVVLLIDVAWASDPLGLFWAALNAALFAGYIVLGHRAAEAGAGGGVERLGAAMAIAFVLLMPIGFLEAARVFGMPLIVLAGIGVGLASSVIPYVCDQLAMARLPRASFALLLALLPATATAIGAIVLAQLPGSRDLVGVAFVMAGIALHRPAVR, from the coding sequence ATGAATGTGCCGCCCACCGCCTCCGCACGCGCGCCGTTCCCCGGGCTCGACCGCGCCGCCAATGCGGTGCCGCCGCATGGATGGTTCATTGTCGGCGCAACCTCGCGCTATCTCGGTCCCGCTTTCGCCGTGCTTTTGTTCCCCGCCGTCGGCGTGCTCGGCATCGCCTGGTTCCGGATCGCGACGGCGGCGCTTGTCCTTGCGCCCCTGACCCGGCCGTGGCGGACCCTGCGCGAGGCGGACGGACGCACGCGGCTCCTGCTCCTGGGTCTCGGCGTCTGTCTCACTGCGATGAACACCGCCTTCTATCTTGCGCTCGACCGGCTGCCCATAAGCCACGTCGCGGCGATGGAGTTTCTCGGAACGCTCATCGTCGCGCTCCATGGCCTCAGAACCGGGCGGAACCTTCTGGCGCTGGGTCTCGCCGCGTTCGGCGTCGTCCTGCTGATCGACGTCGCCTGGGCGTCGGACCCGCTCGGCCTGTTCTGGGCGGCGCTGAACGCCGCGCTCTTTGCCGGTTACATCGTCCTCGGCCATAGAGCTGCCGAAGCGGGCGCGGGCGGCGGCGTCGAGCGGCTCGGCGCGGCCATGGCGATCGCCTTCGTCCTTCTCATGCCCATCGGCTTTCTGGAGGCGGCGCGCGTTTTCGGCATGCCGCTGATCGTGCTGGCGGGAATCGGCGTCGGGCTGGCGTCTTCCGTCATCCCCTACGTGTGCGACCAGCTCGCCATGGCGCGGCTGCCGCGCGCCTCCTTCGCCTTGCTTCTGGCGCTCCTGCCGGCGACGGCGACCGCGATCGGTGCCATCGTGCTGGCCCAGCTTCCGGGCTCGCGCGATCTGGTCGGGGTCGCGTTCGTCATGGCCGGCATCGCCCTTCACCGGCCGGCCGTGAGATGA
- a CDS encoding Lrp/AsnC family transcriptional regulator: MKRLGYQNGALDAADRKILTLLVENARTTTAELARAVGLSAPSVAERVRRLEEAGVIGGYTAEIAPEAIGLPVSVWLRIRPVPGQLEKVVEIIRSIAEITECDRVTGEDCFLARAHLASVAEMERIIDRIIPHAMTNTSVIQSSPVKRRLPPLPGASTR, from the coding sequence ATGAAACGCCTTGGATACCAAAACGGCGCACTCGACGCGGCTGACCGGAAGATCCTGACCCTGCTTGTCGAAAACGCCCGCACGACCACCGCCGAACTGGCGCGCGCTGTGGGGCTGTCCGCGCCGAGCGTCGCCGAGCGCGTCCGTCGCCTCGAGGAAGCCGGCGTGATCGGCGGCTATACGGCCGAGATCGCGCCGGAGGCCATCGGCCTGCCGGTCTCGGTCTGGCTGCGCATCCGCCCCGTTCCGGGTCAGCTGGAAAAGGTCGTCGAGATCATCCGGAGCATCGCGGAAATCACCGAGTGCGACCGGGTGACGGGCGAGGACTGCTTCCTCGCCCGCGCGCATCTGGCCTCCGTCGCCGAGATGGAGCGGATCATCGACCGGATCATTCCCCACGCGATGACCAACACCTCGGTCATCCAGTCCTCGCCGGTGAAGCGCCGCCTTCCGCCTTTGCCGGGCGCGTCGACCCGATGA
- a CDS encoding LysE family translocator — protein sequence MMEDLPHLANALGLLWLAAFPLMGSPGPATLSLAGIGTAFGFRPGLPYLAGIVAGTTGVLLMIATGVTALILARPELVMVLTGIAAAYIVYLAWKIATAPVGKMALDGATAPAFVPGFLLAIANPKAFAAIGAVYASQTLVPGHLGADTGVKLAALVLVIVIVNTAWLAFGAGFSRLLRHPRIGRAANIAFALMLLASVGLALVAA from the coding sequence ATGATGGAGGATCTGCCGCATCTTGCAAACGCGCTCGGCCTGCTCTGGCTCGCCGCTTTCCCGCTGATGGGAAGCCCGGGCCCGGCGACACTCAGCCTTGCCGGGATCGGCACGGCTTTCGGCTTCCGGCCGGGCCTGCCCTATCTCGCCGGCATCGTCGCCGGCACGACCGGCGTGCTCCTGATGATCGCGACCGGTGTCACCGCGCTGATCCTGGCGCGGCCGGAGCTTGTGATGGTCCTGACCGGGATCGCGGCGGCCTATATCGTCTATCTCGCCTGGAAGATCGCGACGGCCCCGGTCGGAAAGATGGCCCTCGATGGCGCCACGGCGCCCGCCTTCGTGCCGGGCTTTCTGCTGGCGATCGCCAATCCGAAGGCCTTTGCCGCCATCGGCGCGGTCTATGCCAGCCAGACCCTGGTTCCGGGCCATCTCGGCGCGGATACGGGCGTCAAGCTCGCCGCGCTCGTCCTTGTCATCGTCATCGTGAACACCGCCTGGCTCGCCTTCGGCGCGGGCTTTTCGCGTCTCCTGCGCCATCCGAGAATCGGCCGCGCGGCCAATATCGCGTTCGCGCTGATGCTGCTGGCTTCGGTCGGGCTGGCGCTGGTCGCCGCATGA
- a CDS encoding AraC family transcriptional regulator codes for MTRPGAGLIRSRPIAAGLEIVETAGLRTGYRPHRHDSYVIGTTAHGVQRFRYRGEERHALAGQAFILHPDERHDGRPGTDDGYGYRAIHIAPRLVAEANGLGPLPFVACPVLADAGLIEAIGALIETRDDAPSDIALVSALADLTDALERLAGRPRRRAPIAEETLRRIKAELDETPGSAVSMSELEATYGLSRFAIARQFRRCYGVSPMRYGLMRRLDVAKSWILAGESLADAALAAGFSDQSHMTRHFLRAFGMTPGRWRALHERR; via the coding sequence ATGACCCGCCCCGGCGCCGGCCTGATCCGCTCCCGCCCCATCGCGGCCGGGCTGGAGATCGTCGAGACGGCGGGCCTGAGAACCGGCTACAGACCGCATCGCCATGACAGCTATGTCATCGGGACGACGGCGCATGGCGTGCAACGCTTCCGCTACCGGGGCGAGGAGCGCCACGCTTTGGCCGGCCAGGCCTTCATCCTCCATCCCGACGAGCGGCATGACGGGCGGCCCGGCACGGACGACGGCTATGGCTATCGCGCGATCCACATCGCGCCCCGGCTTGTCGCGGAGGCCAACGGGCTGGGCCCGCTGCCTTTCGTCGCCTGCCCCGTCCTGGCCGATGCCGGGCTGATCGAGGCGATCGGCGCCCTGATCGAAACGCGGGACGATGCGCCATCGGACATTGCCCTCGTCAGCGCGCTCGCCGATCTCACCGACGCTCTGGAGCGCCTCGCCGGCCGGCCGCGGCGCCGGGCGCCCATCGCCGAGGAGACGCTGCGGCGCATCAAGGCCGAGCTCGACGAAACGCCCGGCTCCGCCGTCTCGATGTCGGAACTTGAGGCCACATACGGTCTCAGCCGCTTTGCGATCGCGCGGCAGTTCCGCCGGTGCTACGGCGTCAGCCCGATGCGTTACGGCCTGATGCGGCGGCTCGATGTGGCCAAAAGCTGGATCCTTGCGGGCGAAAGCCTGGCCGATGCGGCGCTCGCCGCCGGGTTCAGCGACCAGAGCCACATGACGCGGCACTTCCTGCGGGCCTTCGGCATGACGCCGGGGCGCTGGCGGGCGCTCCACGAGAGACGTTGA
- a CDS encoding GNAT family N-acetyltransferase, with translation MTTASGCPWRLSSFRSNFATRIVGSVPLCDHASSSPRVRGTAPPGAVDVGRQTVHPRACGERPSGRGPWCAGNADELGRVEELWRALHRHHRSINPDLGPFVSDDLSWEQRRKAYDRAIATGGRVLVAERGGEVLGYVAMRPRRMAWPATFDAEAQWVDILTLVVRADMRKAGLCNRLMAAVDDFSSEIGVNAQHVGHVAGDDRAAVFYACHGFQPAWMTLLRLGAPIPSLVGADVPIETADPVEVLGVRELWLPVHRHHQVVSPELGPFVDDDTSWGVFLPIFEAAARRGLLLRAGPAAAPLGIAVLDIAVGRDDFADTWPTGNAVAEIDVMAVRADARGRGIGKALLAAAGRLLEARGVSDCCVGAIAGNAGAIRLFSSAGFRPAWAEMVRWTPGSRLKSSGMPQARTW, from the coding sequence GTGACGACCGCCTCGGGCTGCCCATGGCGTTTGAGCAGTTTTCGCAGCAATTTCGCTACGCGGATCGTCGGTTCAGTGCCGCTTTGCGATCACGCGTCTTCATCCCCGCGCGTGCGGGGAACGGCGCCTCCGGGCGCGGTCGATGTTGGCCGCCAGACGGTTCATCCCCGCGCGTGCGGGGAACGGCCAAGCGGCCGCGGTCCATGGTGCGCGGGAAATGCTGACGAGCTTGGACGGGTCGAGGAGCTGTGGCGCGCTCTGCATCGCCATCATCGGTCGATCAACCCAGACCTTGGCCCCTTCGTATCCGATGACCTGTCATGGGAGCAGAGGCGAAAAGCCTACGATCGCGCGATCGCTACAGGCGGACGTGTCCTCGTCGCCGAGCGTGGCGGCGAGGTGCTCGGTTACGTCGCGATGCGGCCCCGGCGCATGGCTTGGCCAGCGACGTTCGACGCCGAAGCACAGTGGGTCGACATCCTCACATTGGTCGTTCGCGCGGACATGCGCAAGGCAGGTCTGTGCAACCGGTTGATGGCCGCAGTCGACGACTTCTCGTCGGAAATCGGGGTGAACGCGCAGCATGTCGGACACGTTGCGGGCGACGATCGGGCTGCCGTCTTCTATGCCTGCCACGGGTTCCAGCCCGCCTGGATGACGCTGCTTCGCCTTGGCGCCCCCATACCATCCCTGGTTGGCGCCGACGTGCCCATCGAAACGGCGGATCCAGTTGAAGTGCTAGGCGTGCGCGAGCTGTGGTTACCGGTACATCGACACCATCAGGTCGTCAGCCCCGAGCTCGGCCCCTTTGTCGACGACGATACTTCATGGGGTGTATTCCTGCCGATTTTCGAGGCTGCCGCACGCAGGGGGCTGCTGCTACGTGCAGGGCCGGCAGCCGCACCACTCGGCATTGCGGTGTTGGACATTGCTGTGGGGCGGGACGACTTCGCTGACACTTGGCCCACCGGGAACGCGGTCGCGGAGATCGATGTCATGGCCGTGCGCGCAGACGCGCGTGGCCGCGGTATCGGCAAGGCGCTTCTGGCGGCGGCGGGACGGCTTCTGGAAGCACGCGGCGTCAGCGATTGCTGCGTTGGGGCGATTGCCGGAAACGCAGGGGCCATTCGCCTTTTTTCCAGTGCCGGCTTCCGCCCGGCCTGGGCCGAGATGGTGAGGTGGACGCCCGGTTCCAGACTCAAGTCAAGCGGGATGCCGCAAGCGAGAACCTGGTAA
- a CDS encoding DDE-type integrase/transposase/recombinase, which yields MLRKLLKRHGQPEAVVTDKLNSYGAALRELGVDAGSHETSGRWINNRAENSHLPLRRRERAMLRFRQMRSLQKFAAVHGSVHNRFNLGREFYSRHYVKENRTSVSTSGEIATCGPSRYLHSQTGSRLSDSTATSHLPTEIPSKYLNCVLVLVFGFVHMLAPSRVFQEVERGLSYASNVPRLSGSFSPLPVAPASGAPALRSASRTRPGPHRFQRRRFVPAGLRSALRFPTPLAAISLPLQPERGACSIHL from the coding sequence TTGCTGCGAAAACTGCTCAAACGCCATGGGCAGCCCGAGGCGGTCGTCACCGACAAGCTCAATTCCTATGGCGCTGCGTTGCGCGAACTGGGTGTCGACGCCGGCAGCCACGAGACGTCTGGCCGCTGGATCAACAACCGTGCCGAGAACAGCCACCTGCCATTGCGAAGACGGGAGCGTGCGATGCTCCGGTTCCGGCAAATGCGAAGTCTTCAGAAATTCGCCGCCGTTCACGGCTCGGTCCATAATCGCTTCAACCTTGGGCGCGAGTTCTACTCGCGACACTACGTCAAGGAAAACCGAACCAGTGTTTCAACGAGTGGCGAAATAGCGACTTGCGGCCCGAGCAGATACCTCCATTCGCAGACCGGTTCGCGTTTGTCTGACAGCACCGCCACCTCCCATCTCCCCACGGAAATCCCCTCCAAATACCTGAACTGTGTGCTGGTTCTGGTGTTCGGGTTCGTCCACATGCTGGCCCCTTCCAGGGTTTTCCAGGAAGTTGAACGCGGGTTGAGCTACGCCTCGAATGTGCCGCGTCTTTCGGGATCTTTCTCGCCTCTTCCTGTGGCACCAGCTTCTGGCGCCCCGGCTTTGCGGTCGGCTTCTCGTACGCGCCCGGGTCCGCATCGCTTCCAACGTCGACGATTCGTGCCAGCAGGGCTTCGATCTGCGCTTCGGTTCCCGACGCCTCTCGCGGCGATCTCCTTGCCTCTGCAGCCCGAGCGAGGCGCTTGCTCCATACACCTGTGA